The Campylobacter showae DNA window CCCAGGGTTTCTTTGAATTTCTTTTGAGTATTTTTAGAATCAGAATTTACCAGTATCAAATCAGGATCTAGCTTTAAAAGCATTTCCATATTTGGAATTTTGCCTTGCCCGAAAAATCCTCCTACTACCGGCTGGTTAATCATGCTCTCTTTTAGGTACGGCTTTTCTCTTTTGCCGAAACTAGAATTTATACCGCTGACTTTCTCGGGAGCAACGGCATATAGCAAAAATAGTAACGGCGGATTACTGGCGTAAACTTTATTTGGGACTCCATTTAAAGTCTGAATATCTACGCTATTTTTTGATATAAATTCATCAATCTGTTCGTTTGTCATAGCAAACGAAATATTTAGAGAAATAAATAATAAGCACAAAATATGTTTTAACATAACATTATCCTTTTTTTATAAATTTATAGAAATAAACTCTTGTCGGGCATCTTACCGCCCAAAAGCTTTGGATTAAACTCAAAAATAGTTTCAAAAAATGACATTATCTCATCTTGCATATCGCGAGCTTTTGTTACCGTCAAATTTGCCCTATCAAATGCATTAACCAGTGCCGGCTCTGGAACCGGTAGATATTCGGCTCCTATTTTGGCAGCGCTTTGCTTGTTGTCTTTGATCCAAGATAGAGCGTTAGTTAAGTCGCTATGAAGCGTATCAAATAGAGGCAAATTTGCTTTATAAAAATCTACGTCGACTATAATGCCTGCCATCGGAATGTACGGCTTGGTATTAAAGCTTTCTCCCCATACCTTAGGGATATCTACTCCATAATGTACTGCTACCCCATTTTCTTCCCGCGCAGTATGGTTGCTGCCGGAAGAGGTTGAGGAACGATTAAAATATCATAATCTCTTTGTAGAAATAGCCCTGCAGCTTCCGGCGGCGTCTGCGTATACGTAATGTCTATTTTGGAAATATCTATTCCTCGTTTTTTACAAAGCGCTCGCAGAACCAAATCAGGCATGTCGCCCTTAAAAGGAATTATTAATTTTTTGCCGATAAAATCTTCAAAAGTTTTTATATTCTCATCTTTTACCATGGCTTGTATCGTACCAAGGCTAAGCAAATTTAGCATAGCTAAATTTAAGCCGTGATTTCGCATGTTTGCTCCCACGTTTGATGGCGCCATAGTAATTTTTATTTCTCCATTAGCTACGCCTGCTCGGAGTTGATCCGTACTATTCCAAATACGTAACCTCACGTCATGAGTCTTTGCTAGCTCGCCTTGTAGGCTTGCTACGGCCATTATTACGCTAGGAATTGCCGGCGCGCCCCACATCGTAAAGTTTTCCTTCGCAAAAAGGCTCGGTGCAAAAGCTGTAGCGCCAATCGCCGCGCCAAATCCTAAAAAACCTCGTCTATTCATATTGTATCTCCTTGCTATACAGATAGTTGTCTTTAAAAACTAGAGTGAAAACTGACAAACACCGCCCTCCCCGGCGCACGCACCACCGGATCTGGATCTAGCGCACCTACGTGCTCGCCGCTAATAAACTCGGCGTAATCTTTATCAAATATATTTGTGACCCCAAGCCTCACGCCCCAGCTATTTTTAAACTCAAATCCGCCGTAAACGTCCATCGTCGTAAAGCTCTTGGCCGCTTCGCGCTTGTCGATGCCAAAGCCAGTGGATTTATCGAAATCTCCCCTATTTTGCTTTGCCACGTAGCGCACCGCGGTGCCGATGTTGTAGCTGCCAAAGCTCGCGTAGTCTTTGTAATCAAATGCCAAATTTGCCTCAAACGGGCGGATCTGATAGAGCGGTCTGCCGTCGGTTTTGTTTTGTCCATAGTTGTAAAATAGCAATGTTTTTAACCCGAAATTTCGCGCGAAATTATACTCGCCGCGCAAATTTACGCTGTAAATTCTAGCATCGACGTTGCGCGTGATAACGGCGTTTTTATTTATCGGCAAGGCCGCGACAGAGTGGCGACGATCGTAGATAATCAGATCCTGCGCGTCGTCTGCGATAAAGTGCCCGCCCACGCTAAAGCTATCCTCGCCCTGACGCGAACTCATGTATTCTTTATAAAATTCGCTCTTATAAGTAAAGCCCAAATTTACGCGGTTGTGGCGCTCAGGCTTAATAAACGGATTGCTGATCCAGCCTCTAGTAGTCGGCCCATAGAGACTGCTAAAGCGTTCCATATTGCTCGGCATACGATAAAGACTCTCTATAGCCACATAGTAATTATCTTGCTTATTGGGCGTGAAGTCGTATTTTAGGCTAGCGCTTAAGCCATTCTGTTTTATATTGCCGTCAAAGTCTTTGCCGTAAATTTGTTTAATAAGCTTAGCGACGGTATTTATCGCGCTTGCTCCGTTATAAACCGTATTTAAATCATTTAAATTCGACTTCATCCAGTCGTAGTTTAGAGCTAGGCTGAGCTTGTGCGCGTCAGTAAATTTATAGCTTAGCGTATCAAAAACTCTCGTTTTTTTATTCGTTACGTCTGCAAACCTAAAGCCGTTTAAAACCCAATCATTGCCTATTTTACGATATCTTTTGCCCTCGTGATTATCGTGTTGATATCCTGTACCGACCACATTGTGCCAGTTTGAAAAATCAACATCGTATTTTAGCTCCGTATCTATAATCTTTCTATCTACTTCTACCTTTACCATACTAAAAGGGTCCACGCGGCGCAAATGATAATTGTCGTTTCTTCTGCTCACGTCGCGCAATGCTATTTCAAAATTTAACGTATTAGATAAATCCTCTTTACCTAGCCTGGCGTTAAACTTACCGATATATCGTTGCGTCTTTATCGAGTCGGCAGTATGGTGAGGCTGCTTGTCGTCGTCGATATTATCGTGCACGAGCGTAAATCTAAACTCGCTTAGCTCGCTAGGTACGAAACCCACTACCGCGCTTTGCCCTTGCCTAGCGTAGCCGTAGTTCCACTCTCTGCCGCCGCCGTCTTTATAGCGGTTGGCTTTAGAAAAGTTCGCGTTTAAAATCGTATAGAAATTTGCGCCGCGGTATTTAAAAAGTCCCGAGCCGTAAAACGTCCTGCCGTAAAATCCGCCCGCGACGTGAAATTTATCCATCGAATTATCGAGCAAATCCGTCACGAAAAAATAATCATCCCTTGGCGCGCGGTCGAATTGATTTTCGGGTAATGCGCTTTGGGCGATGTTTGGCGTATATGGCGGTGGAGGCGTAAAATCCTTTATCGGCTTTATGACGTCGGGATTTGCGCCGTTTGCGAGCAGCGCCGTCGCAGCCGCAGCCAGACTGATAGCTAATCTCATTTAAAATCCTTTATGATAATTATGATTTTTTGTATCAAAATATTAAAAGAATTATAGTGCAACATTCTTTTAATGGTCTTAATATGAAATAAGATATTATAAAAATAATTTGATTTTTATTTTTAAGGAATAATATAGGATTGGAATAGGTTAAAAAATTTTCAAAGGAGTTTTTCTTAAAAAGAATACTATGGTTAAAAATAGAATTATTAGACAAAAGCAGATAGTATAAAAATATTAGAGCTATTTTATAACTTATATTATTTTACAACTTATAAAATAATATAAATTATTATATATAACAAATTATTTATATTAAAAAGTTGTTAATATAAAATAAGTTATAATTTTTAGAAAATACTTAAGGAGCTTTGTATGAGAATAGCGATAATTAATTCTAAAGGTGGAGTAGGCAAAACGCCTTTGGCTTTTAGTTTGGCAAAAGATCTGGGCTTAAATTTACAGACCAATGATAATTCTGTAATTACTCAGATATACGATAAAGCCGTGTTTTCTAATCCTTGTAAACTAGCAGATAATACAGTGTATGATTTTGGCGGTTTTGTAGCTCCTGGGGTGTTAAGTATACTAAAAGAGTGCAATATTGTAATCATGCCAGTTACTCCAAAAATAAACTCTGTTTTTAAAGCCGCAGAAACCTATAATCAAATAAAAGACTATACTAAAAATATGATGGTTTTGGTGACGGACGTTGTGAACAAGGGAGATCTGGGAACTATTATAGAGGCCTTGAAGGGAGCTGGATTTAAAAACGACGTCGAATACATGCTTTTAAAAAGATCGGCGATATTTGAAAACGCTATTGCAAACGGCATGAGCTTTGCAGAGCTCTATAATCAAAACGGTTTATCAAGATCACAGTATAAAGACTTCTATTTGCAATACTATAAAATTATCGAGTACATAAAAAATAAGGCCTAGCATGAAGAATCTTTCAAATTTTAAACTAAACGACGAGGTTGCTACCGGATTTGCGGAGGCGGACGATCAAACGGCGAAACTAGACAAGATCTCGGAGTTAGAGGCTGTTCTAGCCAAGTATAAAAAACTAGGACGCCCAAAATCCGAAAATCCACCGACTCGTCAGATGACGGCCTATTTGTCTGATGATGAGATGGAGTTTCTAGCCAAAGAAGCCAAAGAAAAAGGCATCAGTAAAAATCAAATACTTAGAAATTTAATAACTAGGCAGATGAATGGATAGGGCGAAAGTTCTCAGCAAGCAAGGCAAAAGTTCTATGAGGTTTAAAAAAATGCTACAATATAGCAAAAACAGAGGTAAAAAATGCCGAAATTAGATGAAGCAAAAGAGCGACTAG harbors:
- a CDS encoding ABC transporter substrate-binding protein, coding for MLKHILCLLFISLNISFAMTNEQIDEFISKNSVDIQTLNGVPNKVYASNPPLLFLLYAVAPEKVSGINSSFGKREKPYLKESMINQPVVGGFFGQGKIPNMEMLLKLDPDLILVNSDSKNTQKKFKETLGGIKKPMLYLKGYELEDYIDSLEVLGKILDKQDRVKS
- a CDS encoding ABC transporter substrate-binding protein, producing MNRRGFLGFGAAIGATAFAPSLFAKENFTMWGAPAIPSVIMAVASLQGELAKTHDVRLRIWNSTDQLRAGVANGEIKITMAPSNVGANMRNHGLNLAMLNLLSLGTIQAMVKDENIKTFEDFIGKKLIIPFKGDMPDLVLRALCKKRGIDISKIDITYTQTPPEAAGLFLQRDYDILIVPQPLPAATILRGKKMG
- a CDS encoding TonB-dependent receptor domain-containing protein — translated: MRLAISLAAAATALLANGANPDVIKPIKDFTPPPPYTPNIAQSALPENQFDRAPRDDYFFVTDLLDNSMDKFHVAGGFYGRTFYGSGLFKYRGANFYTILNANFSKANRYKDGGGREWNYGYARQGQSAVVGFVPSELSEFRFTLVHDNIDDDKQPHHTADSIKTQRYIGKFNARLGKEDLSNTLNFEIALRDVSRRNDNYHLRRVDPFSMVKVEVDRKIIDTELKYDVDFSNWHNVVGTGYQHDNHEGKRYRKIGNDWVLNGFRFADVTNKKTRVFDTLSYKFTDAHKLSLALNYDWMKSNLNDLNTVYNGASAINTVAKLIKQIYGKDFDGNIKQNGLSASLKYDFTPNKQDNYYVAIESLYRMPSNMERFSSLYGPTTRGWISNPFIKPERHNRVNLGFTYKSEFYKEYMSSRQGEDSFSVGGHFIADDAQDLIIYDRRHSVAALPINKNAVITRNVDARIYSVNLRGEYNFARNFGLKTLLFYNYGQNKTDGRPLYQIRPFEANLAFDYKDYASFGSYNIGTAVRYVAKQNRGDFDKSTGFGIDKREAAKSFTTMDVYGGFEFKNSWGVRLGVTNIFDKDYAEFISGEHVGALDPDPVVRAPGRAVFVSFHSSF
- a CDS encoding ParA family protein; this translates as MRIAIINSKGGVGKTPLAFSLAKDLGLNLQTNDNSVITQIYDKAVFSNPCKLADNTVYDFGGFVAPGVLSILKECNIVIMPVTPKINSVFKAAETYNQIKDYTKNMMVLVTDVVNKGDLGTIIEALKGAGFKNDVEYMLLKRSAIFENAIANGMSFAELYNQNGLSRSQYKDFYLQYYKIIEYIKNKA